In the genome of Gemmatimonadales bacterium, the window AAGGAGGCGTTCGGACGGATTTCCCGGGGCGAGGTATGGATCGAAAATCTCAATATCACGCCATACGAGCAGGGGAACCGCTACAACCATGACCCGATCCGCGGCCGGAAGCTCCTGCTGCATCGGCGCGAGATCGAGAAACTGGTCGGCGCCGTGGAGCGCCAGGGTCTGGCGTTGATTCCGCTCGAACTCTACTTCGTCCGCGGTCGCGCCAAGCTGCAACTCGCCCTCGGCCGGGGGAAGAAGGCGCACGACAAGCGCGAGGACCTGAAGCGCCGCGAAGCCGACCGCGAGGTCGCCCGGGCGATGGCGTGGAAGGGGCGCGGATGATCGCACTCCTCGCCGCCCTGGCGGTGTCCCGGGCTGCGCCGACGCTGCTCCATGTGAACCGCACCGGCAACGCGTCCTACGACATTCGCCTGGTCCAGCGACCGGGCGAGGGGCCGCTCGTTCCGCTCGCTCCCCTCGCCGAGGCTCTTGGTGGGCAGGTGCAGCGCCAGGGGCTCTGGATCGTACTGAGCACCACCAGCGGGAACTTCCGCTTTCTCCCCGGCACGCCCGTGGTTGAATACGGCAGCACCGTTCGCGGTCTCCCGGGCGTCTCGCACGTGCGTGGCGATTCGCTCGATGTGCCGCTGGCCTTCGTCGCCGAGGTCCTGGCCGATCCTCACCGGCAGGCATGGAACTGGACCCCATCGACGGCAGTGCTGAGTGAGGGTGCGGCACCGCCGCCGCTCACGATCAGGCCATCGCGCACCACGATCGCGAACGACGCGCGGAGTCGCTCACCCAGCGGGTTCCGTCGCTCGCATCTCGTCACCATCGATCCCGGTCACGGTGGCACCGATCCCGGCAACCCGGGAATGTTCTTTCCGCGCGGCCTCAGGGAGAAGGACGTCACCCTCGCCGTCAGTCTGCTGGTACGGGATGAATTGGTGGCGCGCGGCGTGAAGGTCCGGATGACCAGGATCATCGACACACTGATCAACCTGGGTCAGCGTGCCCCGAAGTTCTGCACCTCCGATTGTGACCTCTTCGTGTCGATCCACGTGAATTCGTTGAATCCGCGGCCGGGGTACACCTCC includes:
- the smpB gene encoding SsrA-binding protein SmpB, giving the protein MPGHAEPAQPPVPGARESIARNPKATHDFHILDTLEAGIVLTGTEVKSLRRRGASIKEAFGRISRGEVWIENLNITPYEQGNRYNHDPIRGRKLLLHRREIEKLVGAVERQGLALIPLELYFVRGRAKLQLALGRGKKAHDKREDLKRREADREVARAMAWKGRG
- a CDS encoding N-acetylmuramoyl-L-alanine amidase — encoded protein: MIALLAALAVSRAAPTLLHVNRTGNASYDIRLVQRPGEGPLVPLAPLAEALGGQVQRQGLWIVLSTTSGNFRFLPGTPVVEYGSTVRGLPGVSHVRGDSLDVPLAFVAEVLADPHRQAWNWTPSTAVLSEGAAPPPLTIRPSRTTIANDARSRSPSGFRRSHLVTIDPGHGGTDPGNPGMFFPRGLREKDVTLAVSLLVRDELVARGVKVRMTRIIDTLINLGQRAPKFCTSDCDLFVSIHVNSLNPRPGYTSIRGFETYFLSEARSADAARVARMENEAVRYDSPDSDPAPSGGLDFMFKDLQSGAMLRQSQEAASLIQTYLSEVHDGTDQGVKQAGFAVLNTARRPSVLVEMGYATNRQDAALMTSSDGQRKLAANIARAIITYLRQNEAETIDSSESASP